The genomic interval ACCAAACGTCCGCCCGTCAAGCGGCGTGCGTAGTGGAATCCACCACGCCTCCCTCCACTCCGGCGGCTCGCGTCGTTCCGGGGCGAAGAGCCGCCGATCCCCCGCGGCGCCCCCGCCCCGCATCGCGGCCGCGGACCGCGAGCGGAATCGGCGGGATCCGCCGACGGTCCGCGGATCCGGGCGTCAGCGCGGCGCCCCGAACACCCGCATCGTGAGGCTGCTCACGTGGCCGCCGGGCTCGGCGAACGTCAGCTCCACCTCGTTGTCCTCCTCCAGCGCCTCCGCGGGCACCGGGATCTCCAGGATCCCGAAGAAGCTGTTGCGGCTCTTCTGATCGAAGCCGCGCCAATCGGTCGGCACCTCCAGCTCGTGGCCGTTGAAGCGGACACCGGGCCGCAGCGAGCGGCCGTGCTTGCGGCCCAGGCCCAGGCGCAGCACACCCGTCGCGCCCTCGCCGGCGTCCACGCCGTCGATCTCGAAGGCCAGCGGGCCGTCGCCGATCTCCCGGAGGTAGGCGTCGGCGTAGTGTTTGCGCTCGCGCACGGTGGCCTCCGCGTCGATCGCGCGGTCGTAGGCGAGCTTCAGGATCGCGGTGCCCTCGGTCCCGATCTCCAGCTCGCCGGGCACCGCGTCGGATTCGGTCCGGTCGATCACCGGCTTGCCGTCGGGGGCGTGCAGGTGGCGGATCGAGACGCTCCGCAGCGTGGCCCCCCGCGGCGTCGCCACGGCCGGCGACACGGTGACCGGCTCCAGGTCGAGGTTGTTGAGCACGAGGTAGGCGGTGTCGCCGTCGACGAAGCCCGCGGTCTGGACGTCGGGATCGTCCGACGTCGTCACGAAGCGCTCGCCGCGGACCTCGTCCCAGAACTTGAAGAACTTGATCAACTCGGTGTAGACCCACGCACCCTGCTCGTTCTCCCGCATCAGGCGGGGGCCGTAGGGCGTGCCCATCGAGTTGCTGTACCACAACGCCTTCAGGATCATGAAGGGCATCACCTTCTCCATGACCTGGGGCCGCTCCATCATCCCCATCATCATCCCGCACCACGCGTTGAGCTGGAGCCAGTCGCGCTCCGGCGACCAGGGGTCGGGCGTGTAGCCGGTGTCGAAGGCGCCGAACTCGGAGATCAGCAGCGGCTTGACCTCGCCGAGGTCGACCTTGGAGGCGTGCTCGAGCATGTCGAGCACCGCCTCCATGCGGGCGCCCTTGATCCGCCACTGCAGGCCGCGCTTCCAGCCCTTGTCGTAGAAGTGCACCCCGAAGAAGTCCATGTTGTCGCCGGCGATGGGGATGAACCGCCCCCAGGTCTTCCGCCACTCGTCGAAGTCGTCCTTCTCGAAGTCGGTCGAGGCCTGGCAGTAACCGCCGATGAGCAGGTCCGGGTGCATCGGACGCACGGCGTCGGCGACGGTGTTGTGGTAGTGGAAGATGTCGTCGGGCGTCACCGAA from Phycisphaera mikurensis NBRC 102666 carries:
- a CDS encoding cellulase family glycosylhydrolase is translated as MKLQHLVLAAPVLCSAFTASAAPVEVAADPATRHVIGDVATFEREKYINLHSMATEGEWESVEQREELLEGHDVYLGREVGGPSYALGKLKEDPRNPGHASPAHMEELGRTFRQSYAKRTDLHRYEARTALMTSTHIHPFWPDGKETKMGWAFADAEATGKYLAGYFTHFFGDADGIHGQPKPVYFEVMNEPVYELVDAKDADGSVTPDDIFHYHNTVADAVRPMHPDLLIGGYCQASTDFEKDDFDEWRKTWGRFIPIAGDNMDFFGVHFYDKGWKRGLQWRIKGARMEAVLDMLEHASKVDLGEVKPLLISEFGAFDTGYTPDPWSPERDWLQLNAWCGMMMGMMERPQVMEKVMPFMILKALWYSNSMGTPYGPRLMRENEQGAWVYTELIKFFKFWDEVRGERFVTTSDDPDVQTAGFVDGDTAYLVLNNLDLEPVTVSPAVATPRGATLRSVSIRHLHAPDGKPVIDRTESDAVPGELEIGTEGTAILKLAYDRAIDAEATVRERKHYADAYLREIGDGPLAFEIDGVDAGEGATGVLRLGLGRKHGRSLRPGVRFNGHELEVPTDWRGFDQKSRNSFFGILEIPVPAEALEEDNEVELTFAEPGGHVSSLTMRVFGAPR